One window of Vanessa cardui chromosome 5, ilVanCard2.1, whole genome shotgun sequence genomic DNA carries:
- the LOC124529958 gene encoding protein chibby homolog 1 translates to MPLFSNKFSPKTIPVRKQDTCVIKNELGSEYASKELSIDIEPLKLKLGDFELSFEEGQWIPASGRAGAAHKENIRLKKELEQLEEENNMLRLKFEILLDMMTDKTIEAEQQEMQRAQSLGSLKPKSKKQKW, encoded by the exons atgccattatttagtaataaattttcaCCAAAAACTATTCCTGTTAGAAAACAAGACacttgtgttataaaaaatgaattaggCAGTGAATACGCATCAAAAGAATTGTCTATTGATATAGAACCACTCAAGTTGAAATTAGGCGATTTTGAATTGTCTTTCGAAGAAGGACAATGGATACCTG cTTCAGGCAGAGCAGGCGCTGCGCACAAAGAGAATATtcgtttgaaaaaagaattagaGCAACTTGAAGAAGAAAATAACATGCTGCgactaaaatttgaaatattactcGACATGATGACGGATAAGACGATTGAAGCTGAACAACAGGAAATGCAACGAGCTCAAAGCTTGGGATCATTGAAGCCAAAGAGTAAAAAGCAGAAATGGTAG